In the Flavisolibacter tropicus genome, one interval contains:
- a CDS encoding acetyl-CoA C-acyltransferase: MQEAYIVAGYRTAVGKAKKGGFRFFRPDDLAIEVIKNLMDAVPQLDKNLVDDVIVGNAVPEAEQGLQVGRIIAARAIGYDTPGMTVNRYCASGLETIAIATSKIRMGMADCIIAGGTESMSMVPTAGWKTVPAYSIAKDEPDYYLSMGLTAEAVAKEFNVSRQAQDEFSYNSHRKALNAIEKGYFKEGILPITVEEVYLDEKGKKQKRNFIVDTDEGPRADTSLEVLSKLKPVFAANGVVTAGNSSQTSDGAAFVMVMSERLVNQLGIKPIGRLVACASAGVHPRIMGIGPVAAIPKVLKQANMNLNAIDLVELNEAFASQAIAVINEAGLNPDTVNINGGAIALGHPLGCTGAKLTIQILSDMKRLNKKYGMVTACVGGGQGIAGIIERID; the protein is encoded by the coding sequence ATGCAAGAAGCTTATATCGTTGCCGGATATCGTACAGCTGTAGGTAAAGCTAAAAAAGGGGGCTTTCGTTTCTTTCGCCCCGATGACTTGGCTATAGAGGTGATAAAAAACCTGATGGATGCAGTACCTCAGTTAGATAAAAATTTAGTTGATGATGTAATTGTAGGAAATGCTGTACCGGAAGCGGAACAAGGCCTTCAGGTAGGACGTATTATTGCTGCGCGGGCTATTGGTTATGACACACCCGGCATGACAGTAAACCGCTATTGCGCTTCAGGTTTAGAAACCATTGCTATAGCTACTTCTAAAATTCGCATGGGCATGGCAGATTGTATTATTGCGGGAGGTACAGAGAGTATGAGTATGGTGCCTACTGCCGGCTGGAAAACAGTGCCCGCTTATTCTATAGCTAAAGATGAACCTGACTATTATTTAAGTATGGGTTTAACAGCTGAAGCAGTGGCTAAGGAGTTTAATGTATCCCGTCAGGCACAGGACGAGTTTTCGTACAATTCGCATAGGAAAGCTTTAAATGCTATTGAAAAAGGCTATTTCAAAGAAGGTATTTTACCTATAACGGTTGAAGAAGTATACCTTGACGAAAAAGGTAAAAAGCAAAAGAGAAACTTTATTGTGGATACAGACGAAGGTCCACGTGCTGATACGTCATTAGAAGTACTTTCCAAGTTGAAGCCTGTTTTTGCTGCTAATGGCGTGGTAACAGCTGGCAACTCCTCCCAAACTTCTGATGGTGCTGCATTCGTCATGGTTATGAGCGAACGTTTAGTAAATCAGTTGGGCATTAAACCTATTGGTCGCTTAGTGGCTTGTGCTTCTGCTGGTGTGCATCCACGTATTATGGGTATTGGTCCTGTTGCAGCCATACCCAAAGTGCTGAAGCAAGCCAATATGAATCTGAATGCAATCGATCTGGTAGAATTGAATGAAGCCTTCGCTTCACAAGCAATAGCTGTCATTAATGAAGCTGGTTTAAATCCTGATACAGTAAATATCAATGGTGGTGCTATTGCTCTTGGTCACCCTTTAGGTTGTACAGGCGCTAAGCTAACCATTCAAATCCTGAGTGATATGAAACGGTTGAATAAGAAATATGGAATGGTAACCGCTTGTGTGGGTGGGGGACAAGGAATTGCTGGTATTATAGAACGCATTGATTAA
- a CDS encoding response regulator, protein MEEYKLILYADDDIDDRTWFNEACRAASKPWEVHFVVTGHQVIPFLNSENALRPSLIMLDLNMPGMDGRQTLKQLKEDPKFKHIPVVMVTTSVNRIDKEVCRKLGASLLVAKPHKLIEWQELIAQLQPFMA, encoded by the coding sequence GTGGAAGAATATAAGTTGATTCTATATGCAGATGATGATATTGACGATCGTACCTGGTTTAATGAAGCCTGTAGGGCCGCTTCTAAACCGTGGGAAGTGCATTTTGTAGTGACAGGGCACCAGGTAATACCGTTTTTAAATAGTGAAAATGCGTTACGGCCTTCGCTGATTATGCTGGATCTGAATATGCCCGGTATGGATGGACGACAAACATTGAAGCAGCTAAAAGAAGATCCAAAATTTAAGCATATACCTGTCGTTATGGTAACTACCTCTGTGAACCGGATAGATAAAGAAGTGTGTCGAAAATTAGGCGCATCTTTACTTGTGGCAAAGCCTCACAAACTTATAGAGTGGCAGGAGCTGATTGCGCAATTGCAACCTTTTATGGCCTAA
- a CDS encoding TonB-dependent receptor — protein MKGFLVALSLFLALVTTAQLRQGVNLTGKITDAATGSPLVGASVYFTDARVGATTDQEGVYTLRNVPSGHHLLEITFAGYTTIVEHIDITENQERNFSLFPAVVENQGVTVTGVTSATSTRKAPIPVTLIRKSQLMENASTNLIDAIAKQPGISQVSTGPAISKPVIRGLGYNRVVVVNDGMRQEGQQWGDEHGIEIDEASVSRVEILKGPASLIYGSDALAGVINFITNTPVAEGVLKGNVYSSYQTNNGQWGLHGDMAGNQNGFNWNAYGSYKSAKDYQNKWDGRVLNSRFNERNFGGYVGVNKSWGFSHLIFSSFNQKVGLVEGERDDQTGKFLVNAGSPLERIATDADLNSRDLLIPHQHVQHYKLMSDNSFRLGKSRLRLNLGYQDNLRKEFGNPEDPSETELAFDLKTATYNVQWRLPEITNWETALGINGMYQNNENKGVEAIIPDYNLFDIGGFVYTQRDVQKTTISAGLRFDNRSINGLQMMEGTNVKFSSFSKDFANVTGSVGVSYHPTDKVNLKANFSRGFRAPTLSELAANGAHEGTNRYEYGSRDLKSERSLQGDLGVDLDYEHISLAVNLFYNRLNDFIFYRRLASALGGDSTLIVDGEELQAFQYSQQNAKLYGAELNVDFHPHPLDWLHFENTLSLLRGRFSDALDGSNNLPMIPANRWISELRAQYTKSHKTLRNFYFRVELDKTFKQNNPFTGYNTETATSGYVLLNSGVGTDIHAHGKTLFSFHFTANNITDVAYQSHLNRLKYTDVNNATGRIGVYNTGRNFSFKVNVPLNFK, from the coding sequence ATGAAAGGATTCTTGGTTGCATTAAGCTTATTTCTTGCACTTGTAACGACTGCACAACTTCGTCAAGGAGTTAATTTAACAGGGAAAATTACTGATGCCGCTACTGGGAGTCCATTAGTTGGTGCCTCCGTTTATTTTACCGATGCTCGTGTAGGAGCAACTACAGATCAGGAAGGTGTATATACATTACGTAATGTGCCGTCCGGCCACCATCTTTTAGAAATCACATTTGCTGGTTATACTACTATTGTTGAACATATTGATATTACGGAAAACCAGGAACGTAACTTTTCCTTATTTCCTGCAGTAGTAGAGAACCAAGGGGTTACCGTAACTGGTGTTACATCCGCCACTAGTACAAGAAAAGCGCCAATACCCGTTACCCTTATTCGGAAGTCTCAACTAATGGAAAATGCCTCTACAAACCTTATTGATGCCATTGCTAAACAACCGGGTATCTCTCAGGTTAGTACAGGTCCTGCTATTTCTAAACCCGTTATTCGCGGCTTAGGATATAACCGCGTGGTAGTAGTTAATGACGGCATGCGTCAAGAGGGCCAGCAATGGGGCGATGAACATGGAATAGAAATAGATGAAGCTAGCGTAAGCCGGGTAGAGATCTTAAAAGGACCTGCATCGCTGATCTATGGAAGTGATGCTTTAGCTGGTGTTATCAACTTCATTACCAATACACCTGTGGCAGAAGGTGTACTAAAAGGGAATGTTTACAGTAGTTACCAAACAAATAATGGACAGTGGGGACTGCATGGTGATATGGCTGGAAACCAGAATGGCTTTAACTGGAACGCTTATGGCTCTTACAAATCAGCCAAAGATTATCAAAATAAATGGGACGGCCGGGTATTGAATTCCCGTTTTAATGAGCGCAATTTTGGCGGTTATGTAGGCGTGAATAAAAGCTGGGGATTCAGTCATCTAATATTTAGCTCCTTTAACCAAAAGGTAGGATTGGTAGAAGGGGAACGGGACGATCAGACAGGGAAATTTTTAGTAAATGCCGGATCGCCATTGGAAAGAATCGCCACAGATGCTGACTTAAATAGTAGAGATCTTTTGATACCTCACCAGCATGTTCAACACTACAAGTTGATGAGTGATAACAGTTTCCGTTTAGGAAAAAGCCGCTTGCGCTTAAATCTAGGTTACCAAGATAACTTGCGTAAAGAGTTTGGTAACCCGGAAGATCCTAGTGAAACAGAATTAGCTTTTGATCTAAAAACGGCTACGTATAATGTGCAATGGCGCTTACCAGAGATTACGAATTGGGAAACAGCCCTGGGTATTAACGGTATGTACCAAAACAATGAAAACAAAGGAGTAGAAGCCATCATTCCAGATTATAACCTATTTGATATTGGTGGCTTTGTTTATACGCAGCGCGATGTGCAAAAAACAACTATAAGCGCAGGCCTTCGATTTGACAATCGTTCTATCAATGGATTGCAAATGATGGAAGGAACTAATGTAAAGTTTAGTTCCTTTAGTAAAGATTTTGCTAACGTAACGGGAAGTGTTGGTGTAAGCTATCATCCCACAGACAAAGTCAATTTAAAGGCTAATTTTTCACGTGGCTTCCGTGCGCCTACATTATCTGAACTAGCAGCCAATGGCGCGCATGAAGGTACCAACCGCTATGAGTACGGAAGTAGAGATTTAAAATCAGAGCGCAGTCTGCAAGGTGATTTAGGAGTCGACTTGGATTACGAGCATATCAGCCTTGCAGTAAACCTGTTTTATAACCGCCTAAATGACTTTATCTTTTATAGAAGATTAGCGAGTGCCTTGGGCGGCGATTCAACTCTAATTGTAGATGGAGAAGAGTTACAAGCTTTTCAATACAGCCAGCAAAATGCAAAACTCTATGGAGCTGAGTTGAATGTAGATTTTCACCCGCACCCTTTAGACTGGTTGCATTTTGAGAACACACTTTCTTTATTACGCGGTCGCTTTAGTGATGCATTAGATGGTAGCAATAACCTGCCCATGATACCCGCCAACCGTTGGATCAGTGAACTACGCGCACAATACACAAAGAGTCATAAAACCTTACGTAATTTCTACTTCCGCGTAGAGCTGGATAAAACATTTAAGCAAAATAATCCCTTTACTGGTTATAATACAGAAACGGCTACAAGTGGATATGTACTTTTAAATAGTGGTGTTGGTACAGATATTCACGCTCACGGAAAAACCTTATTTAGCTTTCATTTCACAGCAAATAATATTACAGATGTAGCATATCAAAGTCATTTAAACCGCTTGAAGTATACAGATGTAAATAATGCTACGGGAAGAATAGGAGTGTATAATACAGGGCGCAACTTTTCATTTAAAGTAAACGTGCCACTTAATTTTAAATAA
- a CDS encoding NAD(P)/FAD-dependent oxidoreductase gives MQKDIKYDVIIIGGSYAGLSAAMTLGRAVRNVLVIDHGKPCNRSTPHSHNFITHDGEEPLMIAEKARQQVKQYSTIEFLNAEVVEAKQAADSFQIKTQEGNTYSCKKLLFTTGLKDILPDISGFEACWGKSILHCPYCHGYEVRQQRTGILANGDIGFELMKLISNWTRDLVLFTNGPATLNSDQLKLAAKYNIPVIEKPIVSIEHEEGYLQHIRFADQSKYELKALYARPAFEQHSPLLASLGCELTEQGLVKVDMFQRTNVNGIYAAGDNSSMRTVSMAVSTGTMAGIVINKELIDEQFM, from the coding sequence ATGCAAAAGGATATAAAATACGATGTGATTATTATCGGTGGTAGTTATGCCGGACTTTCAGCCGCTATGACTTTAGGCCGTGCAGTAAGAAATGTATTAGTCATTGATCATGGGAAGCCTTGTAATAGGTCAACACCGCATTCTCATAACTTTATTACACATGATGGTGAAGAGCCACTGATGATAGCGGAAAAGGCAAGGCAACAGGTAAAACAATATTCAACCATAGAATTCTTAAATGCTGAAGTAGTAGAGGCAAAGCAAGCGGCGGATTCTTTTCAAATAAAAACACAAGAGGGCAATACTTACAGCTGCAAAAAACTTCTTTTCACAACAGGATTAAAAGATATCCTGCCGGATATCAGTGGTTTTGAAGCTTGCTGGGGTAAGTCCATTTTACATTGTCCTTATTGTCATGGATATGAAGTAAGGCAGCAGCGTACAGGTATTTTAGCAAATGGTGACATTGGCTTTGAGCTCATGAAATTAATTAGCAACTGGACAAGAGATCTTGTGCTTTTTACAAATGGACCTGCTACTTTAAATTCAGACCAATTAAAACTGGCGGCAAAATATAATATACCGGTAATTGAAAAGCCCATAGTTTCCATAGAACATGAGGAAGGCTATTTACAGCATATCCGGTTTGCCGATCAATCTAAATATGAGTTGAAGGCCCTGTATGCTCGTCCTGCATTTGAACAACATTCTCCTTTGCTTGCCTCATTGGGCTGCGAACTCACTGAACAAGGATTGGTAAAGGTTGACATGTTTCAACGAACAAACGTAAATGGAATTTATGCAGCAGGAGATAACTCTTCTATGAGGACCGTATCCATGGCTGTTTCTACAGGTACAATGGCTGGTATAGTGATAAATAAGGAATTGATCGATGAGCAATTCATGTAG
- a CDS encoding ABC transporter ATP-binding protein, with the protein MKILIHYLKPYKLLVFLVLFLAAVNIGFSLMDPIIFGSLVRLATDYEHNAGKYAFENFFFSFDKPYGVLALLLASIGVAMVSRIAKNFQDYFLSVIVQKFGAKVFTDGLQHAMTLPYQEFEDQRSGETLSTLQKVRTDTESFIKNFVNILFTVLVGIIIVAVFSFRITPLLPLVYFGGIGILMFISNLLSKKVKSIQKTIVSQTTALAGTTTESLRNIELVKSLGLTGQEVARLNKNTYKILGLELTKVKRIRSIGFIQGTFVNTLRQVILFMLMWLIFHKSMDAGQLVTMQIYSFFIFGPLQEIGNIILSYREAEASLNNFKNLMKKTPELTPTNPLHLGPIHKLEFDNVSFKHQTASHKAVDGISFKVSPGETIAFVGPSGSGKTTMMKLLVGLYRPQEGKILYNGIDETSMDFNDLRNQIGFVTQDTQLFSGTIKENLLFVNPQATEDEVLDALNKAACQNLLARAEKGLDTVIGEGGLKLSGGEKQRLSIARALLRQPKLLIFDEATSALDSITEEEISKTIRMISSSNEQITILIAHRLSTIMHADRIYVLEKGNVVETGTHENLLEEKGLYYAMWRQQIGERKNVAVAVKA; encoded by the coding sequence ATGAAAATACTAATACACTATTTAAAGCCTTATAAGCTCCTTGTTTTTCTTGTCCTTTTTTTAGCTGCTGTCAACATCGGCTTTTCCCTTATGGACCCAATCATCTTTGGTTCACTGGTACGATTGGCAACAGACTACGAGCACAATGCCGGCAAATATGCGTTTGAAAACTTCTTCTTTTCTTTTGATAAGCCTTATGGTGTATTGGCCTTATTGCTAGCATCTATAGGGGTAGCAATGGTAAGCCGCATAGCCAAAAATTTTCAGGATTACTTTTTAAGTGTTATTGTACAAAAATTCGGAGCCAAAGTATTCACCGATGGTTTACAGCATGCTATGACACTCCCCTACCAGGAGTTTGAAGATCAGCGTAGCGGCGAAACCTTAAGTACACTGCAAAAAGTACGGACAGATACAGAAAGCTTTATTAAGAACTTCGTCAATATCCTCTTTACTGTATTGGTAGGTATTATCATTGTAGCTGTATTCTCTTTTCGCATTACGCCCTTGTTACCACTGGTTTATTTTGGAGGCATTGGCATTTTGATGTTTATCTCTAACCTATTGAGTAAAAAAGTAAAGAGCATACAGAAAACCATTGTATCACAAACAACGGCACTTGCTGGTACTACCACTGAATCGCTACGCAATATTGAGTTAGTAAAAAGTTTAGGCTTAACAGGACAGGAAGTGGCCCGCTTGAATAAAAACACCTATAAGATCTTGGGCTTGGAACTAACCAAGGTAAAACGTATACGTAGTATTGGTTTTATTCAAGGAACGTTTGTAAATACCTTACGCCAGGTGATTTTGTTTATGCTTATGTGGTTGATCTTTCATAAAAGCATGGATGCGGGTCAGCTTGTAACAATGCAGATTTACTCTTTCTTCATATTTGGCCCCTTACAGGAGATTGGCAATATTATCTTAAGCTATCGCGAAGCAGAAGCATCTCTTAATAATTTCAAGAACCTAATGAAGAAGACCCCGGAACTCACGCCAACCAATCCGCTTCATTTAGGCCCTATACATAAATTGGAATTTGACAACGTAAGCTTTAAGCACCAGACTGCATCACATAAAGCTGTAGATGGTATCAGCTTTAAAGTTTCTCCTGGTGAGACGATTGCGTTTGTAGGTCCATCTGGCTCCGGTAAAACTACTATGATGAAATTGTTGGTAGGTCTTTATCGTCCGCAGGAAGGAAAGATCTTATACAATGGCATTGATGAAACTAGTATGGACTTTAACGACCTGCGTAACCAAATTGGCTTTGTAACGCAAGACACGCAACTCTTTTCTGGAACGATCAAAGAAAACCTCTTGTTCGTAAATCCACAAGCTACTGAAGACGAAGTGCTGGATGCCTTAAATAAAGCGGCATGTCAAAACTTATTGGCTCGTGCTGAGAAAGGCTTAGATACTGTTATTGGAGAAGGAGGATTGAAGCTATCAGGTGGGGAGAAGCAACGTTTAAGCATTGCCCGTGCATTGCTACGCCAGCCCAAATTGCTCATTTTTGATGAAGCTACCTCTGCACTGGATTCTATAACAGAAGAAGAGATCAGTAAAACCATCCGCATGATTTCTTCTTCCAATGAGCAAATTACCATTCTCATTGCGCACCGCTTGTCGACCATTATGCATGCCGATCGTATCTATGTTTTAGAAAAGGGAAATGTAGTAGAAACAGGCACGCATGAAAACTTATTAGAAGAGAAAGGCTTATACTATGCTATGTGGCGTCAGCAAATTGGTGAACGTAAGAATGTAGCGGTCGCTGTAAAAGCTTAA
- a CDS encoding YifB family Mg chelatase-like AAA ATPase — protein MLVKTYGSAVYGVEAISITIEVNWMATGTEYMIVGLPDNAVKESMQRVESTFKTNGYTMPRTRIVINMAPADIKKSGTAFDLPIAIGVLAASEQIRNIEALDKYVIMGELSLDGSVRPIKGALPIAIQARKEGFKGLFVPEVNAREAGMVNNLDVYGVNHIKDIISFFENGEQGLYPIKIDTREEFFHSQYDFEIDFADVKGQENIKRALEIAAAGGHNAILIGPPGAGKTMLAKRLPTILPPLTLHEALETTKIHSVAGKLPENSTLVSRRPFRSPHHTISDVALVGGGGTPQPGEISLAHNGVLFLDELPEFKRTVLEVMRQPMEERRVTISRAKVAVDFPASFMLLASMNPCPCGYYNHPERQCTCAPGTVQKYLNKISGPLLDRIDLHVEVTPVAFGELSTTKPQQTSASIRDRVMKAREIQAERYKEHNGIYANAQMSSKMLKEICVISPIGQNLLKLAMERLNLSARAYDRILKVARTIADLDASEDIKPEHLAEAIQYRSLDREGWAG, from the coding sequence ATGCTGGTAAAAACCTATGGTAGTGCGGTCTATGGAGTAGAAGCTATTTCTATAACCATTGAAGTAAATTGGATGGCCACCGGCACAGAATATATGATCGTAGGCTTGCCGGACAATGCTGTAAAAGAAAGTATGCAGCGGGTAGAAAGCACCTTCAAAACCAATGGCTATACCATGCCCCGCACCCGCATAGTGATAAACATGGCACCAGCTGATATCAAAAAAAGCGGAACCGCCTTTGACCTGCCCATTGCCATTGGCGTACTGGCAGCGTCTGAACAGATACGAAACATAGAAGCGCTGGATAAGTATGTGATCATGGGCGAATTAAGTTTGGATGGCTCTGTACGTCCCATCAAAGGTGCGCTACCCATAGCCATACAGGCCCGAAAAGAAGGATTTAAAGGACTCTTTGTACCAGAAGTCAATGCCCGGGAAGCTGGCATGGTCAACAACCTGGATGTGTATGGCGTTAACCATATTAAAGACATTATTTCCTTTTTTGAAAACGGAGAGCAAGGCTTATATCCCATAAAGATTGACACCCGCGAGGAATTCTTCCATTCGCAATACGATTTTGAAATAGACTTTGCCGATGTAAAGGGACAGGAAAACATTAAGCGGGCACTGGAAATAGCTGCCGCTGGTGGGCATAATGCTATACTTATTGGCCCTCCCGGGGCAGGTAAAACCATGCTTGCCAAGCGTTTACCCACTATCCTACCGCCCCTGACCTTGCATGAAGCCTTGGAAACCACTAAGATCCATTCTGTAGCTGGTAAGCTCCCGGAGAATTCAACCTTGGTATCCCGACGTCCCTTCCGCAGCCCCCACCACACCATATCTGATGTGGCTTTAGTAGGTGGCGGCGGCACGCCACAACCGGGTGAAATATCCCTGGCCCATAATGGAGTGTTGTTCTTAGATGAATTACCGGAGTTTAAACGCACGGTGTTAGAAGTGATGCGCCAACCCATGGAGGAGCGGCGTGTAACGATATCCCGTGCTAAAGTGGCCGTAGATTTTCCTGCCAGCTTTATGTTACTGGCCTCTATGAACCCCTGTCCCTGTGGATATTATAACCACCCTGAACGCCAGTGTACTTGTGCGCCAGGAACCGTACAGAAATACCTGAATAAGATATCCGGTCCATTATTAGATCGTATTGATCTACATGTGGAAGTTACGCCCGTTGCATTTGGAGAATTGTCTACAACTAAACCACAACAAACATCGGCCAGCATCAGGGATCGAGTTATGAAAGCCCGGGAGATTCAGGCCGAACGTTATAAAGAACACAATGGTATTTATGCCAATGCGCAAATGAGCAGCAAAATGCTGAAGGAAATCTGCGTCATTAGTCCCATTGGCCAAAACTTGCTGAAACTAGCTATGGAGCGACTTAATCTTTCGGCTCGTGCCTATGACCGGATATTAAAAGTAGCCCGCACCATTGCTGATTTGGATGCTAGTGAAGACATAAAGCCAGAGCACTTAGCTGAAGCCATTCAGTATCGCAGTTTGGACCGCGAGGGTTGGGCTGGTTAG
- the dprA gene encoding DNA-processing protein DprA, whose protein sequence is MKNNELFYQLALTLVPNVGDARAKALVNHFGSAKAIFKAKLQDLERVEGTGPLSASSIKAFNDFSLVEQEMAFIEKYKIQTLFLTDPKYPQRLLQCYDSPAMLFYKGTADLNASKMVAIVGTRKCTDYGKDFTDKLVNALEQENVVIVSGLAYGIDAAAHKAALKYKLPTVGTVAHGLNKMYPAAHAELAKDMLKQGGGILTEFFSHTIADVHHFPLRNRIVAGMCDATIVIESEINGGSMITAKLADGYNRDVFALPGRTTDKKSSGCNYLVKHNKAMLLTEPDDLLEVMGWKKASTSKPSPQRELFIELTPEEKSIVQLLQEKETVHIDEINLRSDFSSSITAATILNLELKHVVASLPGKLYKLQ, encoded by the coding sequence ATGAAGAACAATGAACTGTTCTACCAGCTGGCATTAACCCTTGTGCCCAATGTTGGCGATGCAAGAGCCAAGGCACTGGTCAACCATTTTGGTTCGGCGAAAGCTATTTTCAAAGCAAAATTGCAAGACCTGGAGCGCGTAGAAGGAACGGGGCCATTAAGCGCTTCGTCTATTAAAGCTTTCAACGATTTTTCACTGGTAGAACAAGAGATGGCTTTCATTGAAAAGTATAAGATCCAAACGCTCTTTTTAACTGACCCCAAATATCCGCAACGGTTGTTACAATGTTATGATTCCCCCGCCATGCTCTTCTATAAAGGCACGGCGGATCTGAATGCATCGAAAATGGTGGCAATTGTAGGCACCCGCAAATGCACAGATTATGGAAAGGATTTTACGGATAAACTAGTAAATGCACTGGAGCAGGAAAACGTGGTAATTGTGAGTGGACTGGCTTATGGCATTGATGCCGCAGCACATAAAGCGGCATTAAAATACAAACTACCTACTGTAGGTACCGTGGCCCACGGGCTAAATAAAATGTATCCAGCCGCCCACGCTGAATTGGCCAAGGATATGCTGAAGCAAGGTGGTGGTATTCTCACCGAATTTTTTAGCCATACCATAGCAGACGTTCATCATTTTCCCTTGCGCAACCGCATAGTAGCCGGTATGTGCGATGCTACAATAGTGATTGAAAGCGAGATCAACGGCGGCAGTATGATCACAGCTAAGCTTGCCGATGGCTATAACCGCGATGTGTTTGCCCTACCGGGAAGAACTACAGATAAAAAAAGCAGTGGCTGTAACTATTTGGTCAAGCATAATAAAGCCATGCTATTAACTGAGCCGGACGACCTATTGGAAGTTATGGGTTGGAAGAAGGCTTCAACAAGTAAGCCATCTCCTCAACGTGAATTGTTTATTGAGTTAACACCAGAGGAAAAAAGTATTGTGCAACTACTACAGGAGAAAGAAACGGTTCATATTGATGAGATCAATTTGAGAAGTGACTTTAGTAGTAGCATTACTGCAGCCACTATACTTAACCTGGAATTAAAGCATGTGGTAGCTTCACTTCCCGGCAAGCTGTATAAACTGCAATAA